In Streptomyces venezuelae, the sequence GCCCGCGATCTCCTCGGCCTTGTCGGTCGCCGCCCTGAGCTCGGGATGCCCGCCGTTCAGCACTGAGCGGTACCCCGTCAGCGATGCGGTTCCACCGTCCATGTCGTCCAGGCTCTGCCCGCTGAGCAGGGCGGCGGACCACTGCAGGATCTCGTGTGTGGTGCGGTAGTTGATGCGCAACCGATGGGATCTGCCGCTGACGTTCACGCCGAGACTACGCAGGGACACCTTGTTGCCGTAGATGCGTTGGTATGTGTCGCCGGCGATGAACAGGTCGTCGGGTCCGGGGGCGACCGATGCCCGCAGCAAGCGCCACTGCGCCGGGTGGAGGTCCTGGGCTTCGTCGATAACCACGTGGCGAAAGGGACGGTCGGTACGCGGCTCGAGCAGCCGGGCGGCGTCGGCGCACACCTGAAGGAAGGTCCACTCTCCGGCTTGGCGCAGTTCCCGGGTGAACGCCTCGACGGCGCGCCAGACCTGGGCGCGCCGCAGCGGACTCAGCGCGGTGCCCCGGCCGCTGCGCGATGCCTTGAGATACGCCTCGGGCGAGCGCAGGTCCTGGGCCAGGACGACCTGTCGCCACTCCTGGTCGAGGAAGGCGTCGCTGTAGTCGAGCCCGAGTCGGCGGGCGAGCCCGTTCCAGCGGGAGTTGATTTCCTTCTGGCTGGTCAGAATCGTCAACGGGCCGCCCCGGTCCTCGCGTACGAGCTGATTCGCGAGGGCATCGACATTGACGACGCGGATCTTCGCGCGCAGCGCCTCGTCCGGAATGAGCAGTTCGAGTCCGCGGCGCAGATCGGCCGCGAGGTTCCTGGTGAAGGTCGTGAGCAGCACCGATGCGTCGGGTGCGTCGTCCGGCAACTGCTGTGCCAGGTGGAGGGCGCGGTGCAGGGCGACCACGGTCTTGCCGGTGCCGGGACCCCCGGTCACCCGGGCGGGCCCGTTGTAGGAGGGGTGGTACGCGATGCGCCGCTGACTGGGGTGCAGGAAGATCCGCCACGCGTCGAACGGTCGGGACAGGACGTCCAGCAGCTCCTCGGGCCCGGAGAGCAGGGCGATGCGTCCCTGCGAGCGGGCCATGGCGTCGGCGAGTTCGTCCTCGGCCGGGCTCCGCATTGCCTCGGCAGCGGCGCGCTCGGCGTGCACGGCCACGGACTCGCGCCAGACGTCCTCCGGGGTCAGCCCCGCTGCCAGGCCGGCGAGCACGTCGTACTGCTGCTCGGGAAGGATCTTGCGGAGCGCGTCGAGATGAGCCTCGGTGCTGAGGTTCCGCACGAGCGGGAGAAGATCGGGGTCGATACCGAGGCGTGTCAGTTCCTTGTCCGCGACATCGGTGAAGAGCCGGTTTTCCGCCGCAGTCGGCGCATGGTGCACATCGGCGGCGGCTTGCTCCAAGGCGATGTCGTCGCGCAGTTCGATGCCCTGCGTCGCAGAGTTCACGGTCGCCCGATGACTCAGGGCCCAAGCGATGGCGTCGTCGTGCGCCATGACTTTCAGGAGAAGGAAACTGTCTCCGGAGTCCGGTGCGAGAACGACGCCGCGCATGAACTTGCTGACGCGGATGGTACGGATCCGGGAGTCCCGGGGGTTCTCCAGTTTCTCCAGGTGAAGCCCGGCATGGCGGTGCTCGCGGAACTTGTCGAAGACCTCGTGGACCCGCTTCTGGACGGGCTTCTCCAGCTTGGCGAACTCCAGGAGGAAATCCTTGTGAATCCCCAGTGTCGCCATGTGTGCCCCCGAGCCGTGCGTGATCCGACGTTTCGACTGATCACCGTACGGTATGGGGCGACAATGGCTGGCCGGCGGCGAGGACTTGGAGAGAGGACGCGCGTGCACGCTCAGGAGACCACGTTCAGCAAGCTGGTCCAGGGGGAGCAGCAGTTCCAGGTACCGCTCTACCAGCGCACCTACAGCTGGCAGCGCGACGAGTTGAGGCAGTTGTGGGACGACGTGCAGGAGCTGGTCGAGGACCGGCAGGAAGGGCGGCCCGGCTCGGGTCACTTCCTCGGTTCGGTCGTGCTGGCGCCCGAGCGCGTCGCCGCGGGCGGGATGCAGCGCTGGCTCGTCGTCGACGGCCAGCAGCGGATGACCACCCTGATGCTCGCGTTCACGGCTCTGCGGGACCACCACCGGGACGGGGGCTCGGTGAAGAAGGCCGCCCGGATCAACGACCTCATCCTGGTCAACACGTACCAGGACGGGCACGACAGCTACCGGCTGCTGCCGACGCAGGCGGACCGCGAGGCCTACACGGCCTGCGTGGACAGCCTCCCGAAGGCCGGCGGCGCCGGGAACGTGGGCGCCGCCTACCGCTTCTTCGTCGCCGCCCTGGCGGACGGGGCGGAGAGCGGTGGTGAGGCCTGGGTCGACGCGGTCGAGTCCGTGCTGGGCGAGTGCCTGTCGATCGTCGCGATCACCGCCGCCGAGGGCGACAACGTCTACCGCATCTTCGAATCCATCAACAACACCGGCGTGGGGCTCAGCCAGAGCGACCTGCTGCGCAACTACCTCTTCATGTGCCTGCCGAGCAGGGGCGAGGACGTCTACCGCAAGCGGTGGCTCCCCATGCAGGAGCTGCTCGGCCCCGCCCATCTGGAGCTGCTGGTGTGGCTGGACCTCGTCGTCGGAGGGAACAGCCGGGCCAGGCAGAGCGAGATCTACCGGGACCAGAAGAAGCGTCTGGAGCCGCTGAGCGGGGACGAGGCGGCGCTGGAAGCCGAGATCGCCCGGTTCTCCCTGCGCGCCGACCGCCTCATGCGGATCCTGGAGCCCGCGAGGGAAGGCGACCCCGGGCTGCGGGCGGTATTGGAGCGCTTGTCGCGCTGGGGCGGCCAGACCCACTACCCGCTGGCCCTGCACCTCCTCGACCTCGTGGATGAGGGCAGGACCACGGCCTCGGAAGCGGCGGACGCGCTCGCGTTCGCGGAGAGCTACATGGTGCGGCGCCTCTTCGCGGGCCTGTCCACGACGGGCAGCAACCGGGTGTTCATGGAACTCCCCAAGGAGCTGGACAAGGACGGCTCCCCGGCCGAGGCGGTACGCCGGTTCCTTTCGCGCCCCCGTACCGGCGCTCGCGTATGGCCGGGCGACGACGCGGTCCGTGAAGCCGTCCGCACCCGCCCCTTCTACAAGACCGGGCGCAGCAACCAGCGCTTCCAGATCCTGCGCCGACTGGAGGAGAGCTACGGATCGAGCGAGCCCGTCGACTACGACAAGGCGCCGCTCACCGTCGAACACGTCCTGCCCCAGAGCCCGGCCCAGCAGTGGTTCGACCTGCTGGCCGAGGAAGCCGCGGACGGCGAGAGCCCCCAGGAGATCCACAACCTGCTCGTCCACACCCTCGGAAACCTCACTCTCTCGGGTGAGAACGCTCGGCTCTCCAACCACCCTTTCCACCGGAAGCAGGAACTGCTCGACTCCAGCGCGCTGCGGATGAACCAGCAGATCGCCGCATGGGAACGCTGGGGCCGCCGGGAGATCCTCGCCAGGGCCGACGAACTGGCCGACCGGGCCGTGGGGCTGTGGCCCGGGCCGCTGGAGGAGGCCGTGCAGGCGGACGACGAGTGGGCGGGCTGGCGGGAGTTGAGGGAGATCCTGCTCGCCGTGCCGGCCGGGACCTGGACTTCGTACGGTGAGCTCGCCGCCCTCATCGGTACCAGCGCCATCGCGGTCGGCAACCACATGGCGGCCAGGACCGGACTGCACTGCGCCTACCGCGTGCTGACCGCCGACGGCCGGATCGCGGGCGGATTCCGGTGGACCGACGACCGGCACTCCGGGGACCCGAAGGACGTCCTGGAAGCCGAGGGAGTGCCCTTCGACGAGAACGGCCGCGCCTCGAAGGCCCACCGGCTGAGCAGCGCCGACCTGGCGGTCCTGGTGGGCAGGGAGCTGCCGGAGGAGACCCCGGCGGGGCCGGCCGCACCGCAGACCGGTGCCGACGAGGCCGGTACCCGCTTCGAGACCCTGCTGCGAGCCAACCAGACACCGGTGGTCGTCGAAGGCGTCCTGGCGGCACTCCGCTTCTGGGAGGAGCAGGGCGGCCACCACGTCTACGGGAAGGCGAACGAGACCAGCTGCTTCCCGACCGTGGACGCCGGCGGGCCGGGTGCCCCGCGGGCTCTGTGGCCGATCGGCATCTACCCGGTGACGGGGACGGCGGAGGTCGTCTTCCAGTACCTCAAGCGGCGCCCGCCGTTCGACGACGAGCCGCTGCGCCGCGCCCTGATGGAGCGGTTCAACGCCATCGACGGCATCGACCTCGCCGAGGCGAAGCTCGACCTGCGCCCCTCCTTCCCGCTGGAGGTCTTCGCCGCTCACGCCGAGGAGATCCGGTCCGTACTGGAGTGGTTCATCCACGAAGTGGCCCTGGCGGAAGCCCGCCGCCCGATCGACGACGACCCGGCGGTGTTCTGACACGGTGGCGGCCGGAGTGCCCCGCCTGGCCGGATTCCGCCCTTAACGGAAGATCACTGCTCGGGTAGCCTGCCCGGGCAGTGATCGGTGTCACTCCGGACGTGGGTGCGTGGCGGGTGGCCTGCGACCGGAGCACGGGGGCGCATGGAGCACAACAACCACCAGGGCTGGTACGGAGAGACCTTCGTGGCCGCGATCGCCGCGGCGGCCGGATTCCAGGTGGCTGTGCCGTATCCGGACATCGGCAAGGACCTGATCCTGGGCCGGGACCACGAGGAGCCCGAGCTCGATGTCCAGATCGCTCTCCAGGTGAAGACGCACCGGGTGGAGAGCATCCTGGACGCGGTGACCGGGTTCAAGATCACCCTATCGGTGTCGCAGTTCAAAAGGCTCCGCGGCAAGCGGCAGGTGCCCGTCTACCTGGTCGTCGTGCTCGTGCCGAAGGACCCGGCGGACTACATCCGCACGGACGAGGACGCCCTCGTGCTGCGCCGCTGCGCGTACTGGGTCTCGCTCGAACACTGCCTCCCCGCACAGGCCGGCCGGGAGAGCGTCACTGTCACTGTTCCGCGCGACAATCTGCTCACGGTCGACGCTCTGCACGAGTTCTTCGCCCGGGCGTGTGAGGAGGTGCCCGCACCATGACCACGATCGGCGTACCCGAGGACGAGCTGGAGCGGCTGCGACCGCATGACGTCGCGCACTACCTCCGCAGCAGGGGCTGGCAGGAAGCCGGCCGGGTCCGCTACAGCCGCCGCTGGGAGAGGGACTGGGCCGGCCGGGCGCGACGACTGCTGCTGCCCATGGACACCGACCTGGCGGACTTCGCGGACCGCATGGCGGATCTGGTCGGGGCACTGGCCGAGCTGGAGGCCCGTCCGCCGTCCGCCGTTCTCCAGGACCTGCGCGCGACCGGTCTCGATGTGCAGTACATCCGGACCATGCCGAGTACACCGTCCGGCACGATCCCCGTACAAGCGGGAGTGCTCGCCGTGACCAGCGCCCGGGACCTGCTGATGGCGGCGGCCTGCCACACCATCGAGCCGCGGCTCGTCCAGCCGCGCCGGAAGCCGCGCGCCGCGCGCGACTTCGTGGACAGCGCCCGCTTCGGCCCCACCGTGCCGGGCAGCTACGTCCTGAGCGTGCAGGTGCCGCTGCCGGAACGGGACCTGCAGCCGTCACTCTTCGGCGACGACCCGGAACCCTTCGCGCGGAGCGTCTCGCGCAGGATGTACCGGGCCGTGGCGGCGGCCCGCACGGCAGCCGAGGACGCGATGGACGCCGACGACTCGGCCCCCTTCGCGGATGCCGTGGGGCAGGGCGTCTCCGCGGACCTGTGCGAGGCGCTCGCGGGCATCGGCGGGCACGACGACCGGGGCGCGGGCACCGCGCACGCCTTCTCGATCGACTTCGCCTGGTCGCCGAGATGGCAGGTGCCGCCCATGGAATCCGTGGCGCCCTTCTCGCCCCGCCTGGTGCACGCGCTGCGCGACGGGGCCCAGGACCTGCGCCGGCAGGAGCCGGAGCCCGGAGTGACGGTCATCGGCCGCTCGACCAAGCTCAAACGTGCCGCGGAGTACGGCCCCGGCGAGGTGACCGTGGAGGCGGTCGTGCTCGGAGTCGAGGGCGAGGTGGGCCCGAAGCGCCAGATCCACGTGACCTTGGCGGAGGACGAGTACACCCGTGCCACCGACGCCCATGCGCAGGGCCGGACGCTCAAGATCGAAGGCGACCTCGCGCGCCGGGGCACCTACTACGAGCTGACCCGCATCACCGCCTTCGACGTGCTGTGACGGCCCGGCCGCAGCCGGTGCACCGGAGTTCCACGAGCGTGGCCTGGCGGGCTTTCGTACGTGTTTGAATGACTGTGATTGACGTGCAAATCGCCCTCACGGGGCGGTATGGAGGGGCGGAGACCCGATGACGACGCCGACCACCGACCTGGCGGGGGTGGCGCAGCGGGCGGTACGCCGCCGCGCCGACGCGCAGGACCACACCGCCGTACCCGAGATCAGCGATCTCGTCGAGGTCCGCGGGCAGCGCTGGGTCGTGGCCGACGTCGATCACGGCACGGGTTCCGCGGCGATCAGCGCGCCCGGCACCCTCGTCACGCTCAACAGCGTCGAGGACGGCCGCTACAACGACACCCTCTCCGTCATCTGGGAGATCGAGCCCGGCCGCCGCCGTCTGTTCGCCGGCTCCCTCCCCGAGGTCACCGCGGAGCGCTTCGACCCGCCGGAGCGCTTGGCCGCCTTCCTGGACGCCGTCCGGTGGTCCGCGGTCACCTCGGCCGACGTGCGTACCCTCCAGGCGCCCTTCCGTTCCGGTGTCGCCGTCGAGCCGTACCAGCTCGAACCCGTCTCCCGGGCCGTGGCCGCGCCCCGCGTGAACCTGCTCCTCGCGGACGACGTCGGCCTCGGCAAGACCATCGAGGCGGGCCTGGTCGCGCTGGAGCTGATCCTCCGCAACCGCGCCCACAAGATCATGATCGTCTGTCCGGCCGGCCTCACCGTGAAGTGGCGCGACGAGATGGCCGAGAAGTTCGGCCTCGACTTCACGATCATCGACTCCGAGCGGGCCGCCGCGGTCCGGCGCACCCACGGCAGCGCCGCGAACCCCTTCAACATCCATCCGCGGTGCATCGTGAGCCTGCCCTGGCTGCGCGGCCCGAAGGCCCAGCGGCTGCTCGCCGAGGTGCTCCCCGCCCAGGACGCCGAAGCGGTCGTCCCCGGAAAGCGCGCCTTCGACCTGCTCATCCTCGACGAGGCCCACCACGTGGCGCCCTCCGCGCCCAAGCAGTACTACCCCGTCGACTCCCAGCAGACGAAGCTGATCCGCCGGCTCGCCCCGCACTTCGAGCACCGGCTGTTCCTGTCGGCGACCCCGCACAACGGCTACCAGCAGTCGTACACGGCCCTCCTGGAGATCATCGACAACCAGCGCTTCGCACGCGGCGTCGAGCCGGACCCGCAGGCCGTCGAGGACACCGTCGTCCGCCGCCTCAAGACCGACATCCGCGACCCGGAGACCGGCGAGCGCCGTTTCCTGGAGCGGAGGACCACGTCGCTGTCCGTCGAGTACACCGAGGACGAGCGCCGCATCCACGCCCTGCTCAAGGAGTACGCCCAGCTCCGCCGGGCCAAGCTCGGCACCCGCTTCAAGGGCGGCCGCAAGGCGGCCGACCTGGTCACCCTGCTGCTCAAGAAGCGGCTGTTCTCCTCGCCCGACGCCTTCGCCCGCACCATCGAGGTCTACCTGGAGACGCTGCGGAGCAAGAAGCAGCAGGCGGCCGAGGAGGTCGAGGACTGGCAGGAGACCTTCTTCGACGACTACGCGGACTACGACGACGAGCCCCTCGCCGAGGCCGAGGACGACGCCATCGCCCGCGCCACGACCCTCCAGCCCAGCACCGACGGCGACGAGTCGGTCCTGCTGGAGCAGATGCGCGACTGGGCCCAGCGCCACCAGGCGCAGGCCGACTCCAAGGCCCGCGAGCTGATCACCTACCTGAAGGCCAACTGCCTGGCCGAGGGCGGGCACTGGCTCAACGAGCGCGTCGTCGTCTTCACCGAGTACCGCGACACCCAGATCTGGCTCCAGAACCTGCTGCGCGACCACGGACTCGGCGGCGACCGCGTCGCCCTCCTGCACGGCGGTCTGAACGCCGAGGACCGGGAGCAGCTCCGCCTGGCCTTCCAGGCCGAGCCCACCGAGAACCCGGTACGCATCCTGCTGGCCACCGACGCGGCCAGCGAGGGCATCGACCTCCAGCGGCACTGCCACCGGCTGGTCAACTACGACATCCCCTTCAACCCCAACAAGCTCGAACAGCGCATCGGCCGCATCGACCGCTACGGCCAGCTCACCGCCCCCGAGGTCGTGCACTTCGTCGGCAGCGGCTACGAGAAGAGCACCGACACCTACGAGGCCGACCTCGAATTCCTGGCCCGGGTGGCGGTGAAGGTCGCCCGCATGGAAGAGGACCTCGGCAAGGTCAACGCCGTCCTCGCCGACGCCGTGCAGCGCCGGATGACCGGCGACCTCGGCACCGACTTCGACGTGGAGCGCGCCGAGGTCTACGCCGGCCGCAAGGCCAGGCGGGGCGGCGGGAACGTCGCCGCCGAGCGCGACGCCCAGGCCCAGGCCCAGCGCCTGAGCGAGCAGGTCGCGGGCACGGTGGACTCCCTCGGCATCACCCCCGAACGGATCGCCCGCGTGGTCTCCACCGCGCTGCCGCTCGCCCGCCAGCAGGACATCCGGCCCGTCCTCGACGAAAAGGACGGCGCCGACGGCTTGTACGAGGTCCCCACCCTCACCGGTTCCTGGGAGCGGGCCTCCCACGGCCTCGCCGACAAGCTGCGCCCCGAGATCCGGCGCCCGGTCACCTTCGAGGCGGCCAAGCTCAAGGACAGCCACGGCAAGGACCGGGACGACGTCGTCCTCGCCCACCTCGGGCACCCCCTCGTCGCCATGTCCACCCGGCTGCTGCGCGCCGCCGTGTGGAACAAGGAGCAGATCGACCTCGCCCGCGTCAGCGCAGTGATCAGCGACCACCCGGAGCTGGAGACGACCCTCGTCGGCGCCTTCGCCCGGTTCGTCCTCGTCGGCGCCGACGGCGTACGCCTGCACGAGGAGATCCTCCAGGCGGGCGGCTGGCTCCGCGAGGCGGAGGGTGCGGGCCAGCCCCGCTTCAGCCGCCTGGAGAAGATCACCACGGTCCGCGACATCCTCGACGACGCTTTCGCCGACCACGCCACCCAGGCCGCCCCGGTCCTGCGCGGCAAGCTCGCCGATGCCTGGCCGCACGTGAGCGAAGGCCTGGTCTCGGCCCTGGAATGGCGGGCCCGCAACCGGCAGACCGCACTGGAGACCCGTCTGGAGACCCGCCGCCGCGACGAGGCCGAGCGGATCACCGCCCAGATCGACCGCTTCCGCGAATCCCTGCGCCGGGCCATCGGAAACCCCGCGGAGCAGGAGGAGGAAGGGCAGCTGGAGCTGGCCTTCGACGAGGTCGAGCAGCAGCGCCGCGACCGGGAGAACTGGGAGCAGCGCCGGGACGCGCTGGAGAGCGAGAAGCAGCGCGAGCTCGCCGCCATCGCCGCCCGGTACGAGCGGCCCAAGGCCCTGCTGTTCCCCGTCGCCGTCGTCTTCGTCGTTCCCCGCCGGGAGGCCGTGAAGTGAGCACCACCCACCGTACGAACACGGGCCGCGGCAAGACCTGGAGCGGAGCCCCCGCCCCCGACGGCCGGCAGGACCACCTGGACTGGCTCAGCCTGGTCGACGTGTCCGGCCCCTTCCTGACCCTGCCCGTCCTGCTCAAGACCTGGCCGCAGCTCGACTCGATCGACAAGCCGCTCCGGGCCCGGCTGCGCTACGAGCACGGCGTCTGGCAGTCGGATCCGGCGGCCGGGCAGGGGGCCTGGACGGACTTCGTCCTGAACGAGCTCCTGGGCTGGGGCGACGCGCTGCGCGAGGGCACGGAGTTCTCCGAGGCACTCGCCGTGGACGTCCCCGAGCACGACGAGCGCATCGTCCCCACCTTCGCCCTCCTCGAACCGGGCAGCACCGCCGAGGACACGGCCGGACTCGTCGCCGACTGCGCCATCCTCGGCATGACCGTCCCCGCGGGCCGCCACCCGTCCCAGCGCATCCCCGGATCGGCCTGGGCGGCGACCCCGGTCGACCGGATGGCGCACCTGTGCCGCCACCACGGCGTGGAGCTCGGCCTGGTGACGGACGGCCGCTGGTGGACCCTGGTGTGGGCTCCGCGCGGCGGTGTCACGACGTCGGCGCTCTTCGACACGGTCGCCTGGACCGAGCCGGTCGAACGGGTCGTCGTACGCGCCTTCCTTTCGCTGCTGAGCCGGCGCCGCTTCTTCGCCGTCGAGGACGCGGAGATGCTGCTGCCGCTGCTGAAGGAGTCCCTGGACAGCCAGGAGGACGTCACCGACGCCCTCGGCGTGCAGGTCCGCCAGGCTGTGGAACTGCTGGTGGAGGCCATCGGCCGCGCCGACGTCACCGAGCGCGCGCGGGGCGGCAACGGCCTGGCCGACGTACCGGCCCAGGACGTCTATCGCGGTGCCGTCGCCGTCATGATGCGGGTCGTCTTCCTGCTCTTCGCGGAGGAACGCGGGCTGCTGCCGAGCGACAACGAGCTGTACGTACAGGCGTATTCGGCCGGCCGGCTGTGCCAGGAGCTGGAGGACCGGGCGCGGGAGACGACCGAGGACGACCTGGAACAGACCGGGGTGGGCTGGCACCGGCTCATCGCGCTGTTCAACGCGGTATACGGGGGAGTGGACCACCCGGCGCTGCGGATGCACGCGTACGACGGCTCGATCTTCGACCCGAACTCCTTCCCCTGGCTGGAGGGCCGCGGCACGGCGGACGGCGACCCGACGGACCCGCTGCCCATCGACGACCGGACCGTCCTGCACATGCTCCAGTCGGTGCAGCACGTCTGGATCGGCACGGGCAAGAAGCGGGAGCGGCGCCGGCTGACCTTCCGCACGCTGGACGTCGAGCAGATCGGCTACGTGTACGAGGGCCTCCTCTCGTACCAGGGCCGCCGCGCCGAGGACACCATCGTCGGCCTCGTCGGTAAGGCGGGCCTGGAGGCGGAGGTGCTGCTGACCCGGCTGGAGTCCCTCTCGCGTGCGGAGGGCGACGGGCTGAGCGCCGCGCTGGCGGAGGAGTACAACAAGACGACGGGGCTCGGCAGCGCCGCCAAGGTGACGAAGCTGCTGGAGCCACTGGCGGATGTGGACCGGGCGGCGGCGCGGAGCAAGCTCCTGGCCGCGACGGGCAGCGACGCCGAACTGACGGAGCGGCTGCTGCCGTTCTACCGGCTGATCCGGCGCGATCTGCGGGACCTGCCGGTGGTGATCGGCGCGGGCGGGCTGTACGTGACGGAGTCCTCGCTCCGGAAGAACACCGGTACGCACTACACCCCGAAGTCCCTTGCGCAGCAGGTGGCTGACGGCGCGCTGGAGCCGCTGGTCTACGAGTACGGCCCGCTCCAGACGGCGGACCGCACCCAGTGGCGGCCGAAGTCCTCGACGGACATTCTGAAGCTGAAGGTCGCGGACATCGCGATGGGCTCGGCGGCGTTCCTGGTGGCGGCCTGCCGATACCTGGCGGGCGCGCTGGTGGAGGCGTGGAGCCGCGAGGGCGACGCGCGGGCGGTGGCCTACCTGGAGGCGGCGGACTCCCTGTCGACGTCGGCGGTGGAGGCCGAGGCCGAGCCGGTGATGGTGGAGGCGCGTCGGCAGATCATCGAGCACTGCCTGTACGGCGTGGACATCAACCCGATGGCCGTAGAGATGGCGAAGCTGTCCCTGTGGCTGGTCTCGATGGACCGGGATCGGCCGTTCACCTTCCTGGACGACAGGCTGGTGGCGGGTGACTCGCTGCTGGGCATCACGTCGGTGGAGCAGCTGGAGGCCATGCACCTGGATCCAGTGCGGGGCCGCCGCATTCACGGCGACGGCATCGACTTCACGGGTGGCGTGCGGCGGGTCATCGCGGAGGTCGCGGAGGAGCGCCGCAAGCTGGCCGGCATCCCGGGCACGGGCCTGGAGGAGCTGGAGCGGAAGCGCGCCATGCTGGCGTCGGTGCGGGAGAAGACCCGCCAGGCGAGCGTCTTCGCGGACCTGGTGGTGGGCGCGGCACTGGCCGGTGCCGGGCGAGCCGAGAAGGACCAGGACCAGCTGTCGTTCGCGGCGGTGACGGCGGCGCACGCGGTGTCCGACGCGGGAGATGACGAGGCGCTGGCAACTGCCGAGCTGCGGCGGGCGGAGACGCTGGCGCGGGAGTGGCTGGCCACCGGCAAGCCGGCGGGAGCGTTCGAGCGCGAGCCGGTGCATCTGCCGCTGGTGTTCCCGGAGGTCTGGGACGAGCGAGGTGGTTTTGATGCGGTGGTCGGGAACCCGCCTTTCCTTGGCGGAAAGAAGGTCACAGGGTCCCTTGGGGTCGGTTATCGGGAGTACCTTGTAGAGGTTGCAGGGAGGGGGGCTAGAGGTAATGCTGACCTGGTAGCGTACTTTCTTTTGCGTGCGCATGATTTGCTGAATGCG encodes:
- a CDS encoding Eco57I restriction-modification methylase domain-containing protein — translated: MSTTHRTNTGRGKTWSGAPAPDGRQDHLDWLSLVDVSGPFLTLPVLLKTWPQLDSIDKPLRARLRYEHGVWQSDPAAGQGAWTDFVLNELLGWGDALREGTEFSEALAVDVPEHDERIVPTFALLEPGSTAEDTAGLVADCAILGMTVPAGRHPSQRIPGSAWAATPVDRMAHLCRHHGVELGLVTDGRWWTLVWAPRGGVTTSALFDTVAWTEPVERVVVRAFLSLLSRRRFFAVEDAEMLLPLLKESLDSQEDVTDALGVQVRQAVELLVEAIGRADVTERARGGNGLADVPAQDVYRGAVAVMMRVVFLLFAEERGLLPSDNELYVQAYSAGRLCQELEDRARETTEDDLEQTGVGWHRLIALFNAVYGGVDHPALRMHAYDGSIFDPNSFPWLEGRGTADGDPTDPLPIDDRTVLHMLQSVQHVWIGTGKKRERRRLTFRTLDVEQIGYVYEGLLSYQGRRAEDTIVGLVGKAGLEAEVLLTRLESLSRAEGDGLSAALAEEYNKTTGLGSAAKVTKLLEPLADVDRAAARSKLLAATGSDAELTERLLPFYRLIRRDLRDLPVVIGAGGLYVTESSLRKNTGTHYTPKSLAQQVADGALEPLVYEYGPLQTADRTQWRPKSSTDILKLKVADIAMGSAAFLVAACRYLAGALVEAWSREGDARAVAYLEAADSLSTSAVEAEAEPVMVEARRQIIEHCLYGVDINPMAVEMAKLSLWLVSMDRDRPFTFLDDRLVAGDSLLGITSVEQLEAMHLDPVRGRRIHGDGIDFTGGVRRVIAEVAEERRKLAGIPGTGLEELERKRAMLASVREKTRQASVFADLVVGAALAGAGRAEKDQDQLSFAAVTAAHAVSDAGDDEALATAELRRAETLAREWLATGKPAGAFEREPVHLPLVFPEVWDERGGFDAVVGNPPFLGGKKVTGSLGVGYREYLVEVAGRGARGNADLVAYFLLRAHDLLNAGGEVGLIATNTLAQGDSREVGLDRLIAEQVEIRQSVKSAPWPSRSAALEYCAVWATRATMGNVPRLADNVPVWKINASLDGASRVSGAAERLAENQGISFIGSYVLGLGFTVGIDVASQLIKKDDRYRAVLFPYLSGQDLNSRPDCSASRWVVNFHDWSEERSRQYSDVFEIVERDVKAERQRRKPDGSYALRSPLPQRYWHFADKRPALVKAISGLRNVLAITLHTKTVMPSLVRADQVFSHGLAVFASDDLAMLAILSSAPHYWWAIERSSTLETRIRYTPSDVFETFPRPRSSVGLERVGSLLHFRRQEVMLQRGGLTATYNLVHDNACEDMDIAELREIHSAVDEEVVRAYGWDDLLSQPGGLDHGFHDTRQGTRYTVGPVVRQEILDRLLEENQRRYAAEVAAGLHDKKGAKKKAAAPAQRKSKPPEEEPPSLF